ACATGACTCGACTCAGTCTTCATGTATAAAGAGTTTTGGTGTCACTTCCCAGTTGTGTGTTTGTCACCCAGTTATGCGGAGGGCCTCTTCTAAATGTTTCACTCAACACCTGTGGATATCCAAGGGTCATTGGAAGCAATTCTCTCGAGAATCATCGGATCAACCTGCTGACCTTCTAAACCTGTTGCATTTCAGAGTTGCCCGACATTTAATTTGTCGACAGCATATTCCAGCCGTTAGTCTTAATGGAGCGTTTTTAGTGTTGCTGCCTCAGTCAGACTCTCCTTAGGCCACATTCAAATTGATTTGTTGGGTCACTACATAAACCCCTGATGGTTTTGTTCACTGTCTAATCATCTTGAATAAGGCTACTAATGAATAAAAGTCATCCCAGTATATATTAACGCCGTTTAACTAAATACGTTATTTAGTTAATCTATCCTctatcttcactatagaggatagaAGTGACATCCCAGAAGCAGCAataaaccaggaaatggaagggagggagaaacTCGGGAAAATTACAACCACCagagaagtggtactgagtaaattgttggagctgcgggcAAACAAGTGCTCGGAGCCTGATGACACTAATCCTAGGGTCTTTAAAGGAGAGTCTAGTATGATAGTAGATACAAACCCTCCCTTGATTCAAgaaaggtcccatcagattggaagatagcaaatgtaactccattattcaaaaatgTAGAGAGGCCGTAATGGGgacctacaggccagttagtttaacgtcTGGTTgtggggaaaatgttagaagctacaaTTAAAGACGTAATAGCAAGGCACTTGTATAAGATCAAGGAATCAGGCAAAGTCaatgtggttttgtgaaagggaaatctcgtttaaccaacttattggagtcCTTTGAGGAAGTGATCAGTGGTGAGGATAAAGAGGAGCCGattgatgtggtgtacttggatttccagagggtatttaataaagtgccacatcaaaggtcattACGGAAAATGAAAGCTCATGGTACAGAGGGTAAAATATTGGCATGGGTAGAAGGTTGACTTGCTAACAGGGAGCAGAGAGGAGGCATAAATGGGTTTTTTTCAGGTtgcaagatgtaatgagtggtgtgtcacagggaacAGTGCTTGGGCCTCATGTTTCCAATTTATATAAATGCCTTGGATGAGGGATTTAAAGGTTAGTTGCCAATTTTCTGATGgcacaaagataagtaggaaagtaagttgtgaatatGACTTCTGGAGGTGACAATAAggtatggataggttaagtgagtgggcaaagatctggcaaatggagtataatatgggaaaatatGAAATCGTCCACTTTGGTTGGAAGAGTAAAAAAGCTTAATCTGGAAATTGTGAGtggttgcagagctctgaggtgcagagggatctgggtatcctcctGCATGAATTGTAAAAGGCTAGAATACAGGTACAAcaggtaattaggaaagttaatggaATGTGATGCTCTATCATGAGTAGAATTGAATACAggagtagggagattatgcttcagaaaagggcctgtactgtgctgtacagttctatatatatatgttctaaTTAGTGAGAtcatatttggaatactgtgtacagtgctGGTCATCTTAATTGaggaaggatataaatgtgttggaagcacttCAGAGAAGCTTTACCAGGTTAATGCCTGGAATGGGTGGATTGCCTAGTGAGGAAAGGttcgacaggctaggcttgtatccgctcAGAAAATTAAGAAATAACTTGATCAAAACATATAAGATCCAGAacaatttgacagggtggatgtagagaggatgtttcctcttatgggcgAATCTGAAATTAGGGGTTACCATttaaaaatatggggcgggattctcccctacccggcggggcggggggtcccggcgggatggagtggcgtgaaccactccggcatcgggccgtcccaaatgtgcggatttctcgctatggaggctatggccgacgtgcaggggaaagagtgcccacacggcacaggcccgcccgcggatcggtgggccccaattgtgggccaggccaccgtgggggcaccccccggggccagatcgccccgtgcaccccccaggaccccggagtccgctcgcgccgcctggtctcggcggtaagggaggtggtttaattcacgccggcgggaccggcattacagcagcgggacctcggcccatcgcgggccagagaatcgccgggggggcccaccggtgcggcacgattcccgcccccgccgaatctccggtgccggagaattctgcgGCCAGcgagggcggggttcacgccgcccccccctgcgattttccgacccggcaggaggtcggagaatcccacccaaggtgtcaTCCATTTAGAAAGGAGATGTGACAAAGATATTTTCCCTCAGTggttcgtgagtctttggaactctctcctgAGCAGTTGATGGAAGCAGAGtatttgaatattttaaggcagataTGGATAGacgcttggtaagcaaggggggtgataggttatcgggggaAGGGGTGATGCAGATTTAAGGATGCagattgcggagcagactcgaggagcCGAATGTTCTACTCTTGCTCCTTGTTTAGACCTTCATCGGCAATCTGTAGATTGAGAACACCACTAATGGTGGGCATAGATCAAAGACCATATCTCAGGGAAAATATTCTTATGCTACGAGTAATGGTAGGCGTAAATCAAAAGTTGTGCATTTCCCATCAGTGTATCAGGATATGATCAGAAGATTGATGAGGATACTAGGGGAGTCATTTTGGCAAAGAATGAAAACAGGCCCCAAATGAATATGAGATAATAAGAATGTGAAGATCTGGAATTGACACACAATTTTGGTCGAATTGCTGATAGCAAAGATTTCAGCTTGGTTGATGTGGGAAACAAGAGACCTGCAGATTTACCACTCAAGTGCCTATTGAGCACAATGTCCATAGAGGTGTAAATGTGGGCTCCTTTTCGCTCGTCTCACCGAACAGTGCATTGCTTTGCGGATGGTGGCACGTTGCAGTATGACTGAGCCACAAAGAATGGAGCGTACAGGATTGCAGAGATGGCACTGGAGATCCTGATCAAAGAGATCCAGAGGAGGAAGGATGTCCCATACCTATTGGGGGCATAAACATCACTTCAGCCTCTTTGCATTCCCTCCAGTAGCTGGTGGAGCTGTTGTGCCTCATGCATTCTTCTCAATCCTAGACCAGTCAGAGGCAAACGTAGCAAGATGCCCAAGAGCAGGCACTTCCTCTCTCCTGGTGACTCCTGTAAAAGGAGTTCAATTCCGAGAATAAATGGAATAAACACTGCTAGAATGTTGATGAAACCTTGACAAAATGCCCCAGaaattctgaaataaaagcagaagattctggaaatactcagcatggtATTTTTTACATAAAATATGGTGGGACCTGCCTATTTACATATCTGTCTGAATGCATATGTGACATTTTAAAAGAATCTGTTGCTATTTTTGTATTTTCAATGTTGGGGTTAAAATTTATTTCTCCTGATCGTCAGATTTTTAAATAACTGTAATTGCAGAGCCAAAGAAACACACTCCAGAAAAAAAGGAAATTAGTTCTGATAATAGCACATTTATTATGTTTCAGAATATTTCAGCATGACAAAATCCAGGTTTCAAAAAGCAATTAGAAATCTCTCATGCGTCTGAAAGATCCGATAGTTGAGTTGTCGCCGCCCCAGTCACTGTATCTCCTGTATTCACCGGGTCTCATGAAGTACTGTCGGCCTCTGTAGTTGGGATGTTCATAGAAGATCCAGTAACCATCCATCACATGGCAGGAGTGGATGTCACGGTAACGGAAACGATCATAGACAGATGGGCAGTCATCCATGGATTCCATCATCTGTCCTCCAAAGTCAGGCCTCTCGTAAATCTTCATTCTGTAGTTTCCACCTCGGTACTGTAATAGAGATAAATTAAACATTTAGGAGGCATGTATAAATGCATCTGCACAACAGTCAAGAAAATTATTGCCAAGTGTCTTTTTTTATATGAGTAATATTGTCAGGGAACCCATTAGCAATTTTGATGAAAATTCTTCAGCTAAATAAATAGCCTTTTTGTCTATTTCTAGCATTTTATGTTTGGCCATCGGCTATCCAGTAAACAAAATTTAATAATTTGATCAGTACTAAGGTTAGGACTGCTAAAAAAAATGAAAACTTTTGGATTGAAGTTCCTCTCCAGAATCCTGGGAAATGAAAATCTGAATCCAGCCTCTGAAGACGCACTTTGCATTTAACAGAACACAAGAACAAAAATGGGCCATTTTGCCCCGGGAGTCCTTTCTGATACCCCATGAGATTATGGCTAAACTTGACCTAAATCCATACACTTGCCAAGAGAGTTACCATGGCCAGATCTTGGATGCATCAACTGGGAGAGGAATGGAAGGAAGTCTGCGGATTATTTCTCTGCCATGCTTCCTTGTGACTCACTCAACAAATAGCACCAACCGTATCGGTGAACGCGTTAATTGGCAGAACAAATTGGGCTGGTGTAGCTCAgtgtgctagacagctggtttgtaatgcagaacaaggccacagCACGGGCTCCATTCccgcaccagctgagaattctgaattctcacagtaacttcattacagtgttaatgtaagtctacttgtgacaataaaaatagttttaaaaagGGTCTGATTTCCAGTGCCTGATTTATTATGAGTGCTCAGGCACTCTTATTTGTTCTGTTGTTAAACATATTTCTCTGGGTGCTTGCTCATAGATTGTCCTGATTGGTCTCTGTAATCTGTGGAAGATTAATGGAAATCTACCGCTGCCCTCTGGCAAGGTGTATCCAACAGTTTCATCAATTTTCAGGAAAGTTACAGGGATCAGTCAGTACAGCCCTGAAGAAAATCCTGAATGTTACAGTGTGGGCCAACAATTGCAGTTTACAACTTACATTTCAACTTAAAATTATTAAGGAAATCCATCAAAGGAAAGAGAGAATGACGAACATTTGTAATTTTTTGATTTATTAAATAAATAGAtcaccaggccaataaaaatattaatCAGTTGATGAGTTAATCAACACCTATCGGAATTGTGCATTTATTACTTACGTGTGGGTAGGAGCGACATGACCTGATGTTGTCATTGAATCCCATCCAGCGCTGGTAGTCAGGATATTCTCCCCTGCTCAGAACATACTGGTATCCCATGTAATTGGGTCTCTCATACATCACCCACCAGTCACTCTCAACACGGATGGAGTTACAGCGGCTGAAGTAAGGGGACAGGTCAGTACAGTCGCTACTGCACTCATAGTGCCGACCCTGGAAGTTCCTGTCCTCGTAAAAGATGACCTGTGAGGAAAGAAGATGAAATGAAATATTTGTATTTTCCAACCAATTATTGACAAGGTGAAAAATATGAGAGTTAACCTTACCTTTCCCATTTTGAGCTCACAGTTGGAAAGCAAGAGACTGACACATTATTGCTCTGAGTGCTCAGTATTTATATGTTTGAGAGGCCATTGCAGAGGTGACCTTTGTTATTTCAAACAATCTCAGGCACACATCATCAAAAACAGACCGAGAATTGAAATGTGTCACAGAATACACCATTATTCAGAGCAGTAGATTGCGATTGGTTCATCACGTTATGCTTTCATGTCATTTTGATTGTCCTGTAGTTAAAAAGAGAAACAGAGTATGAGAGACTAGAGCTATTCTCAAAGTGGAACAGTAAAAACTTTCAACTGTGAACTCTGCTGTGCTGTCATAAACTGGACATTGTTGTTTTGTTTGATTTATTTTGCTTACAGGTACAAAATAGATGCATACGAATTGGGAGCACGAGTAGGCCCCTtgacccctccagcctgctccgccattcaataagatcatgattgatctgattgtATACGCAACCTACATCCATGCCCACCCACCTGcttatcaagaaactatctatctctatcttaaaaacattcttgggtctgtttccactgccttttcaaAAATGGAGTTCCAAAGTCTATGACTCTCTGAAAGAAatcatttcccctcatctctgtccaaaatgagcGATTCCTTATTTTCAAACAGTGGTCCTTAGTTCTAGGTACTccagcaagaggaaacatcctctcctcatccaccctgtccagaatctacagaatcttttatgtttcaatcaatcaagtcacctcttactcttcaacACTCCAGCCATtttagcctagcctgtccaacctttcctcattagacaaccTGCCTGCTGTAGAGCAGATTATTACACAAAATAATCTCGGGAGACCCAGGTACAGAACAATAATTTATTAGCCAATGCATTAGCAGGGCACAACCTCAGAGAAGGATCTCCGGAGCTGAATCTAGCCAACTGAGAAATCATGTAATATGTATACATTGTAGGTCATTAGGACAGAGGCGTTATTTACATTTGTAGGCAGAGACATTATTTACATTTGAACAGTGTATGTGTCAAGCTTTATGTGAAACAAGTTTCAGGTGTTCGCCCAAGTAGAGTGAGTATTTTCTCCCCTTATCTTTCTATGGCTCTTTCCCTTAACTCTTCTCTTGATGCACGGGCTATTGGTTCTGTTTGCATCCTTAAGTCTTAGAAAATCAAGTTAGACTGAAAAACATGCTATTCAGGGCCTCGCAGGTTGCTTGGAAAAGCAAGTTTTCTATAGTCACTAAAATCCTGTTGGACTGGAAAACATTATTGAGAGTCTCACGGGTGGCTTTTATCACTACGTAAGCATTCTGCTAGCACCGTTTGTGTCTTTTGCCCATTGTGGAATTTTCCTCTATTGTTATATATTGTATAATACACTATATAAGTTCAAAAACTCCCTACGATCCCTTATTTGCCTTAATAAATTGTTGTAATTAAACCATATTCATTAGTTCCTCTCTTACACCGCCTAACCCAAGTGTTAGttttgtaaaccttctctgaattgcttccaacagATTTACATtcttcctgaaataaggagaccaatactgtacacagtgctccaaatgtggtctcaccaacgccctgtgTAACTTTCCACTTGTATTCAATTCCTCTCTCAATAAATGGCAATATTCTATtggttttcctaattacttgctgtacctacatactaaCGTTTTGCAATTCACGCATTACGATGTCCAGATCCCCTGCatctcagaactctgcaatctctcagcatTAAAATAATATACTCTGtgctgttctttgtgattcttgttctcaggatgaatgttgtagtgttcacaaagaccacaaagctaagttcataaacaaagctaacatttattcacACTACTTAAATTAAGTTTGACCACTTACTCCTAAAGTAAACAATAGACTATTCTATAATCTATACTCAACTACACTCGTCTCAACACTCTAATACTGTACtgcactctctatcactgctctctctagctctcctctcCAGCTCTCTACCAGAGATCTGTGAGTCACTGCTTTATATACTTCTGTAATTAGCTCCATCCAGTGGTTATCTACATTATTCCATTAACCCTTTGTCATCTGTACATTTCCTATAATGTCACATGCTCCTTTTtcaatttttcctgccaaaatgggcaatttctcactttcccacattatattccatttgccacccCATTGCCCAgttacttaacctatctatgtccctttgtagcctccttatgtcctcttcacaacttattctgcagggactattcagccactgcagaacccacctcctccgagtggaagcaaatcatcctcgatgctgagggactgcccaataCTATCATTTTTTTTATGGATGGCGGGTCCTCCACTTGGAATAGTTTTCTCAttagaatgtatctattctgtgtattctgaaatatcctctTAACTGTCTGCCATTGCATCTCTATTGCCCTAATTTGCCAATTCTTTTTAGCTAACTTTGCTTTCACGCCCTCATACTTGgcattatttaagtttaaaatactagcctTCGACTCATTCATCTCTCCCGCAAACTAAATGTAAAATTCCATcttattatgatcactgctacccaaCGTGATAGGATTAAttttcaattaattaattaattaatcctaTCACGTTACTCAATACCTGGTCTTGTCCAGCCTGATCTCCGGTTGGTTCCGGAACATGCCATTCTAAGAAACTACCCTGAAAACCTTCTATGATTTCCTCACATCAGCTGCCTTTGCCCATTTGATTTTATCAGTCCACATACAGATTAAAGTCGCCCTTGAGTATTGCTATAACTTTCTGAGAAGCTCCCGTTACTTCTGCCTTTATACCCTGTCCCACTGTATGGTTAAGGTTAGGGAACCTGTACATCATTCCAACAATTGTCTTTATCATCTCTATCCAAACTGTTTCCACACCCTGGTTTCCTGACTTTAGATCATC
This genomic window from Scyliorhinus torazame isolate Kashiwa2021f chromosome 2, sScyTor2.1, whole genome shotgun sequence contains:
- the LOC140393359 gene encoding gamma-crystallin S-1-like codes for the protein MGKVIFYEDRNFQGRHYECSSDCTDLSPYFSRCNSIRVESDWWVMYERPNYMGYQYVLSRGEYPDYQRWMGFNDNIRSCRSYPHYRGGNYRMKIYERPDFGGQMMESMDDCPSVYDRFRYRDIHSCHVMDGYWIFYEHPNYRGRQYFMRPGEYRRYSDWGGDNSTIGSFRRMRDF